TCACCCCGCTCCCCACCCATAAGGTTAAAAGGTCTTTGCCATTTGCCCTGTAGCACACCCATTGCCCTCAAAATCCAAAATTACTTATTTTGATCAAATCATCTTTTATTTCGCTGTATTTATCTTCTATTAGGTCCTTCTTGAAGGTATTTAACTCTTTTTCGAAATTCTCTATTGCGGTGAGTATATTATTTTTATTCTGTTTGAATATGTCGATCCACATTTGGGGATCGCTTTTCGACAGCCTTGTGGTGTCTTTAAAGCCAGTCCCGACTAATTTTAGATAATTTTCATTATCTTCTTTTAAATCCATGAGAGTTTTTACCAGATAATAAGAAATAACCTGCGGCAAATGGCTTGTTACTGATAGAATTTCATCGTGAGTTTCAGCATCTAATTTTATTGGAACAGCTCCAATTTTTGAAATTAATCTTTCAAACTTATTAAAATATATTTGGTCACAATTTACGCTTTTAACCAATATATAATATTTGTCCTTGAATAAATCCGCTTTTGCATTTAAAGGGCCGGACTTTTCGGATCCTGCCAATGGATGACCCCCTATAAAATTGATTTTTTTATTTTTAAAACAATCAAACAGCTTAATAATTTCATATTTAGTACTTCCAACATCAGTTACAACGGTATCTTCTTTTATTAGATCAATTGTATCACGTAAAATTATATTTATACTTTCTACCGGAGTTGCAAAAATTATTAAATCCACTGTTGAAATATCTGATATTTTTGCTGGTTCATCAATAGCTCCTAACTTTAAAGCTGCTTTTAAAGAATTATTATCGGTATCGTAGCCTATGATATTACTTATTTCTTTAGTTTCTTTAAATGCTAAAGCTAATGAAGTTCCAATTAAACCAGTGCCAACGATTATCGCGGTGTCAAATAACATTAATCTTTCCTCCAATGTCAGTCTAGTTTGTTTGCTAAGCTAAGATTTTACTATCTATGTCTAATATGGCTTTTATTTGTTCCATTAATTCACTGAATTGATCAAAATTCAGAGATTGTTTACCATCAGAAAGGGCGTTTTGAGGATCTGGATGCACTTCTATTATTAATCCGTCTGCACCGGCGGCTACAGCAGCTTTTGATAGGGGAGCGACGTATCTCCAATCTCCACTAGCGTGACTGGGATCAATTATAATAGGTAAATGGCTGTATCTTTTGATTACAGGTATTGCACTGATGTCCAAGGTATTTCTTGTTTCATCCATAAACGTTCTAATTCCTCTTTCACACAATATAACTCGGCTGTTGCCCTCAGAAATGATATATTCAGCTGCCATTAAAAATTCTTTGTATGTAGCAGATAACCCTCTTTTGAGTAAAACCGGTTTATTGAGTTTACCTACTTCTTTCAAGAGCGAAAAATTTTGCATGTTTCTGGCTCCTATCTGTAAAACATCGGCATATTTTGAAACTAACTCTACCTCTCTGGTGTCCATAACTTCTGTAACTATCTTTAAACCAATTTCTTCTCTTACTTCTTTGAGAATTTTCAAACCCTCTTCTTTTAAGCCTTGGAAAGAATATGGAGAAGTTCTTGGTTTATAGGCTCCCCCTCTTAGGAATTTAACCCCTTTCTCTTTTAAGAATCGAGCTGTTTCTAAAACCTGTTCTTTACTTTCAACTGCACAAGGTCCCGCAATTGTTAAAAAATTTTTCCCTCCTATTTTTATTCCTCCTATGTCATAGATTGAATCTTTAGGTTTGAATGTTCTACTCGCTAATTTGAAAGGCTGAGTGATCTCTACAACCCTTTCAACACCGGAGTAAGTTTCTATATTGTTCAAAATGTATTCCCTGTCACCTTCCCCTACTACTCCAACAATCGTGTGATTTTCACCTTTATCGGGATGAGCTTTAAAGCCTACTTCTTCAACCTTTTGAATAACCTTTCTAACTTCTTCTTCTGTTGCTTTTTCTTCCATTACGATCACCACCTGAATTCACCTCCAAATTTTAAAAATATTGTCTTTAGAAACTCTAAAGCTTGTTTTAGCGCCCTTTCACCCATACGTTAAGGGGTAAACCCCTTAAGATCCCCAAGTTCAAAATCAAAAATCAACTTAAAAACATAGTTTGCACAGTGACGCAAACAGGGCTCCACCCTGTAACCCTTTAAAAATCAAAATCTCATTTCTTAAAATTGCAACTAAAAAAATAGGTGCCTACTAAAAGAGTAGACACCCATTTTGGAATCTTTGCGGACTATGTTTTTATACAACAAAACAAAGCCACCAAAATGGGTGTCTTGCTAAAATACCAATAATATTTATTTATATTTTCGATTGAGATCTTCGTAACCATTTTGTACTCTCCTCAACTTTTCTTTAAAATTATTTTATCAAGAAAAAAGATTTTTGTCAACTTCAAAAGATTTTTTTCTCCGTAATTCAAAATTAATAGGTATAAAATTATACACAGCTGTAAAATGAGCTAAATGAATCAGTGTTAGAATTTCTTATGAAATGTGTATTTTAAAAGGCTCATTTTCTTAATAAGACGGAGGTGAATAGAGGTGTTTTATTCTACAATGTTGTTGTTGATCCCACCATTGATCTTGGCTATTTGGGCTCAAAGTAGAGTTAGCAGTACTTTCAACAAATACTCTCGAGTCAAATCATCTGTTGGAGAACCAGGTTATATGTTTGCCAGAAGATTACTTGATTCTGTTGGGTTGTATGATGTTAAAATCGAAAGAGTAAGAGGCACTTTGAGTGATCATTATGACCCTACCAAAAAAGTATTGAGACTTTCTGACTCCACTTATAACAGTTCGTCTATAGCTGCTTTGGGTGTGGTAGCTCACGAAGCAGGTCATGCCATACAGCATGCTAAAGGCTATAAACCTTTAGTTCTAAGGAATCTGGCTGTTCCGTTGGCAGGTTTTGGTTCCAACATGGCATGGATTATTTTCTTTGTTGGACTTATTTTTTCTGCCCCTTTCTTACTGAATGCTGGCATTTTTCTCTTTCTTTTCGTGGTTTTGTTTTCAGTTATAACGTTGCCGGTTGAGTTCAATGCCAGTAGTAGAGCTTTGAAACTTTTACCCGTTATGGGAATGTCTAAAGAAGAAGTAGTAGGTGCAAAAAAGGTCTTATCAGCCGCTGCATTGACCTATGTAGCAGCTGCGTTGATGGCCATCGCTCAACTTTTGAGAATGCTAGTGTTAGCTGGTTCAAGAAATTAAGGTAAATCTCCATGATTTGCAAAAGATGGATATTGTATGGAAGGGTTCAAGGTGTCGGTTTAAGACATTTTTTAAGAGTGAATGGGTTAAGGCTTCAACTTGAAGGGTACGTTAGAAATTTACCCGATGGTTCGGTTGAGGTGGTTGTCCAAGGAGAAGAAGAAAAAATATTGAAACTTAAGAAAATCATCTTACAAGGAAATGGATTCAGTAGGTTAGAAGATATTCAAGAAGATGATTTCCCTATAGGCAATTATGGAAGTTTCCATATAGAGTATTGAATCAAAATAGAGGCGAATAGCCTCTATTTTTTTACCAAATTTTTAAACTTTTTATGAAACTTTTTATTTCTTTAAGCATTTTCGCCTTATCGTCGCTGTTTTCATCGATTATTTTTACAAGGGCACTTCCGACTATTATTCCATCGAAATAATCGATAATATTTTTTACTTTTTCCGGGCTATCTATCCCAAAACCGATAGCTAAAGGAAGATCAATATACTTTCTCACTCTTTGTGAGTACTCTTTCAAATGTTCTATAGGTGCCTGGCTATCACCTGTTACTCCCATAATTGATACACAGTACAAAAATCCAGAGCATACCTTAGAAATTTCTTTTAATCGTTCTTCTGAGGTGTTTGGAGCAACCAATAAAATAGGATCGATACCGTTTTCTTTTATTTTTGCGTAAAATTCTTCTTCTTCGTCAAAAGGCAAATCTGGGATTATTACTCCAGAGATGCCCGTATTTCCGGCGTCTGTTATAAAATTATCGATTCCGTAATTGAGAATTGAGTTGTAATAACCCATTAAAACGAGTGGGCAAGTAATATTTTCTTTTATTTCATCCAAGGTTTCAAAAATTTTTTTTAGTGTAACACCATTTTTCAAAGCTTTTTGGCTTGCTCTTTGAATTATCGGCCCATCAGCTAAAGGATCAGAAAAAGGTATCCCCACTTCGATAATATCAACACCATCTTTGTTCAATTCTAATATAATTTCTTTTGTAGCTTCTAAGCTGGGATCTCCGGCTGTTACATAGATGATTAATGCCTTGTTATTTTTAAAAACTTCATTGATTTTGTTCATTCTATTACCTCCCTATTAAGCTCTCTATAAGAATCGACATCCTTGTCTCCTCTCCCAGAGAGATTTATCAACATGATTTTATCTTTATCGAGTGAGGGTGAAATTTTCATAGCATAAGCGATTGCATGAGAACTTTCAAATGCCGGGATAATTCCCTCCAATTTCGTTAAGAGTTCGAAACCTTTCAACGCTTCTTCATCTGTTATGGATACATACTGTGCTCTTTTTTCATCATGTAGGTAACTATGTTCAGGCCCCACACCAGGATAATCTAAACCTGCAGAGATAGAATATGCCAGTTGAATTTGTCCGTCTTCATCTTGTAAAACGTAAGATTTACTCCCGTGAAGCACGCCTACTTTTCCCGTAGTCAGAGAAGCGGCGTGTTGGCCAGTCTCTAATCCCTTTCCTGCAGCTTCTACTCCTATCAATTCAACATCTTTATCTTCTATGAATGGGTAGAATATCCCCATGGCGTTACTACCTCCACCAACACATGCAACTATATAGTCAGGTAACCTCCCTTCTTTTTCTAAAATCTGGATTTTAGCTTCATCACCAATAATCCTTTGGAAATCTCTAACTATTTTAGGATATGGATGTGGTCCTACTACTGAGCCTATAACGTAATGGGTATTTTCAACGTTTGTAACCCAGTCTCTAATAGCTTCATTTATTGCTTCCTTTAAAGTTTGGCTACCACTGTATACAGGCACCACTTTTGCTCCCAGCATCCTCATTTTGTATACGTTGAGAGCTTGTCTTCTGATATCTTCTGCTCCCATGTAGACTATACATTCCAAACCAAATCTTGCAGCGGCGGTTGCAGTTGCCACACCGTGTTGGCCTGCACCGGTCTCTGCGATTATTCTTTTTTTATTCATTCTTTTTGCGAGTAACACTTGTCCCAAGGCGTTATTTATTTTGTGCGCCCCAGTATGGTTTAAATCTTCTCTTTTTAGATATATCTTTGGACCTTTAAGGTATTCGGTGAATCTTTCGGCGAAATATAAAGGGGTAGGCCTTCCACAGTAATCTTTTAACAAACCTTGGTATTCGTCGATGAAATCAGGATCTTTTGAATATTTTTCATAAGCTTCTTCCAATTCCTCAAGAGCTGGAATCAATGTCTCTGGAACATATCTACCACCATACTGACCAAAATAAGCCTTTTTCATCAAATTTCATCCTCCTTTATTATTTTTTGCAATTTAAAAGTTTGTTATAGCACCCCTTCGCCCCGCTCCCCTCTCTTTTTTAGAAAGGGACCTGCGGTCCCTTAACCCAAACATTAAGGGGTAAACCCCTTAAGATCCCTAAATTCAAAATTAAAGTTTATCCCAAAAAAACTTTTTTGCACAAGGCTGCAAAAGGGCTCCGCCCTGTGACCTTTTTAAAATCAAAATCTTGTTTCTAAAACGTGCATTAAAGCCCTTTCGCTCCACTCTCGCCCTTTTAAGATTATCCATTTATTTCTAAATTTTTTATTTTATCGATAGTTTCTTTAATTATCCTAATATCTTTTTTACCTGGAAACAATTCGACTTTACTGTTTAGATCAACAGCATTAGGTTTGATTATTTTTATAGCTTCAACTACATTTTCTAGACCTAAACCACCTGCTAAGATGAATGGTTTTTTTATGTCTACCTTTTTTAAAATCTCCCAATCGAAAGTTTGTCCTGTTCCTCCTATCTTTTGACCAATTCTTGTATCGAATAAGAAGTAATCCACAAAATTACTGTACTTGGACATCTCTTCCAACGAGCTTTCATTTTCAATTTTTATAGCTTTTATCGTTTTTAACTTGCATTTTTTAATTAGATTTACGACTTCTGAACCGTGGAATTGAACGTAATCAAATACTTTACTTCTCTCAATTTTTTCTATTTCTTCTATAGTTGGATTAGCTACAACAGCTACCCTACTTACAAATGGAGGTAACTTTTTTGATATTTCAACAACCTTCGGTAATTCAATTTTTCTTGGACTTTCAGCTAAAATGAAACCTAAAGCATCTACCCCCGCTTCGGATATGTTAATGGCGTCTTCAACGTTAGTGATTCCACAAACTTTTATCCTAATCACTGTAAATTGCCCCTTTTTTCTGGAAATAATTTCCCAATCTTTGAGATAGGATCGTTTTCTTTCATTAGAGCTTCTCCAATTAATACTCCATCTACTCCCAAACTTCTAAGATAATCGACATCACTTTTCTCTTTAATTCCACTTTCTGAAATAACATAAAGATCTTTTCGTTTATCTATTTTTTCAAGTTCTTCAAGTAATTTTTCCGTGTTTCGTAGGTTAACAGAGAAATCTTTCAAATCCCTGTTGTTTATTCCCAATATTTCAGTTTCGGTATCTAAAATCTTTATTAACTCTTGTTGGTTATGAACTTCGACTATAGCCTCTAAACCTATATCTTTTGATATCTTAAGAAAATCTGAAATCTCTTTTTTTGATAGTATTGAAGCTATGAGTAAAATAACGTTGGCTCCTAGAAATAATGACTGGTAAATCTGTACAGGATCGATTATGAAATCTTTTCTTAAAATGGGCAGATTTGTTTTGCCTCTTAATTCTTTTAAAATTTCCGTACTACCTTGAAAGTATTTTTCGTCAGTTAGGATAGAAATAGCATCTGCTCCTGCTTTTATATATAACTTTAATTGCCTTTGCGGATCAAAATTAGTTGAAATAATCCCTTTGCTTGGAGAAGCCTTTTTGATTTCGGCTATTAGAGTTAATTTACCTTTTTTGAAGGAGTCTTTTAAGGATATTTTCTTTTCTTTTAGATTTGCTACTTCTTCCTTTTTTGTTTCAACTATTTTTTCTAAGTACATTTTTTCCTCCTTTTCACGAAGTTTTTGCTTGTAAAGATAGAAAGTTAGTAAACTCTACCATCTCTTCCAATTTTGCCATTGCTTTTTTGCTGTCAATAATCTCTTGGGCATAGGTGATCCCCTCTTCTAAACTGTTGACCTTGTTTGCCACGTATAATCCTGCCGCTGAATTTAAAACGACTACATCCCTTTTTGGCCCCATTTCCCCGTTAAATATGTTTAAGATGATTCTTCTATTTTCTTCTGAGCTTCCGCCTTGAATCTCTTGTATGCTAAACTCTTTCAACCCTAAATCTTCTGGGGATATTTCTAACTTTTCTATCTTGCCTTCATTTAAAAACGCCACTTTATTCTTACCTGACAGTGAAAATTCATCTATGCCCCCCGCTCCGTGAACAACCATCGCCCTTTTCACTCCCAGGTTGTTCAAAACTTTTGCAATAGGGTAAACTAAGTTTGGATCGTATATGCCCATTAATTGATATTTTACATTTGCAGGATTCGTTAAAGGCCCCAAGACGTTAAAAATTGTCCTTATTCCTAATTCTTTTCTCGGTACAGCAGCGTGTTTAGTAGCTTTATGAAAATCTTGAGCAAAAAGAAAGGCTATATTTATCTCTTTCAAGCATCTTTCAACTGAAGAAGGAGGCAAAGATATATTGACTCCTAGAGATTCTAAAACATCTGCGCTACCACTTTTACTTGACACAGATCTGTTGCCGTGTTTCGCAACAGCTACCCCAGCTGCTGCCAAGATAAAAGCTACAGCGGTAGAAATATTGAACGTCCCTTTAGCATCTCCACCTGTTCCACAAGTATCCATGAGTTCGCAGCTTTCGATATAAATTGGTATTGCTTTTTCCTTCATAACCTTTGCACTTGCGGTAATTTCTTCTACTGTTTCTCCCTTCATATGCAGAGCAACTAAAAAACCAGAAAGTTGGCTGTGAGTTACTTTACCTTCCATAATCATCGCCATCGCTTGTTTCATCTCATCTAGGTCTAGATTTTCTCCTTTTACTACTTTTTGAAGATAGTAATTAAACATATGTGACACCCCTTTCAACTTTTATATTTATGAAATTTTTTATCAATTTTGGTCCTACTGTTGTTAATATAGATTCTGGATGGAATTGTACCCCATATATTTGGCAAGTATTGTGTCTTAATGCCATAATTTCTCCGTCTTGTGTAAGAGCGGTTATTTTTAATTCTTTCGGGAACATCTCGTTTGATACGATAAGTGAATGGTATCTAGTAGCTTCAAAGGGGCTATCTATACCTTTAAATATATTCTCCTTTTCTTTAATATAAATCTTAGAAGTTTTTCCATGGAATATCTCTTTTGCTCTGACAACCTTTCCATTGAAAGCCTCTGCAATGCACTGATGACCTAAACAGATTCCAAGAATTGGAATAACCCCCTTAAAATACTTAATAATTTCGATGGAAATTCCAGCATCCTTGGGAACACCTGGTCCTGGAGAAATTATTATGTGAGAAGGTTTGAGCATTTCAATATCTTTTAGGGTTAGTTTGTCGTTTCTATAAACTAAAACTTCATCGAACTTACAAGCAGTTTGATGGATGTTGTACGTGAATGAGTCGTAATTGTCTATCAAAAGAATCATCTCAACAACCCCCCTTTTCTAAAGACTTGAACATCGCCATTGCTTTGTTAACTGTTTCATAATACTCATTTTCACCAATGGAATAAGACACTATCCCAGCACCAGCTTGTATCCTAACTTCATTCTCTTTGCATACCAGGGTTCTGATTGCAATACTTGTATCTAAATTTCCTTTTGTATCGATGTATCCAACTACACCGGCATAGATTTCTCTTGGTTCGTCTTCCAATTCATCAATTATTTCAATTGCCCTAATCTTTGGAGCTCCTGATACAGTCCCGGCTGGGAACAAAGATTTTAATACGTCAAGTGAGTTTAAATAATCCTTTTTTAAACCTTCAACTTGAGAATAGATGTGCATCACATGTGAGTATTTTTCTATTCCAAAAAATTTTGTAACCTTAACACTTCCTTCTTTACATACCCTGCCTAAATCGTTCCTTGCAAGATCAACCAACATTATGTGTTCTGCCCTTTCTTTATCATCATCTAAAAGTTCTTTTTCTATACTTTCATCTACTTGAGTAGTTTCCCCTCTCTTTCTTGTACCAGCAAGGGGTCTAGTGATTACTCTTTCCCCTTCAACTTTTACAAGCATTTCTGGAGATGAACCTAGTATGGTTACCTCCGGAAAATTAAGATAAAACATATAAGGAGAAGGGTTTATCTTTCTTAAATTTTCGTATATTTCAAAAGGATGCTGTTTAATTTTGCAAGAAAACCTCTGAGATAAGACAACCTGAAAGGCCTCGCCAGCATTTATGTAATTCTTTGTTTTTTCTACTTTTTTAATGAATTCTTCTTTACTTGTGCGGTTTTTGATCTTTAATCTAATTTGATTTGCATTTCTTTCGATTTCCTTTTGAGTAAAAGTCTTTTCTAAATCTTTTAATATCTGCTTATTTTCATTTTTAGCTGAAGAAATTCTAGTTTCTATGCCTTCTTCTGATTTGCTATCGACAACATTCACCAAATATCCTACTTCTTCACTTTGATCTAATATCAAAGAGATTCTTGGAAACACTAAGATAGATAGAGGTAATTCTCCATGTTTAAGGTCTCTATCGATTTCATTATGGTATATATCTTCCCAAATTGAAATAATCTCATAACCGAAGTACCCCACAAAACTTGCAAAAAAATCTGGAATGTTTGGAATACTTTCATACTGAATACTTTCTAACTGTTCCTTTAAAAAAGATATGTATTCAGTATTTTCATCAAGAAAATTTTTTCCTCTCTCAATTAAATTAAGTATAGTTTTCTTCTTGGTTATATAATTTAATTTCACGACTTTTAATGGAGTGATTCCTATTAAGGAATACTTTTTTTCGTTGATCAAAAGATTTTCTAATATAAAAGAATATTGATTTTTTAGAGCGAGTTTTTTATAAATTACCGTTGGATCAGTATTTTCAATGTCTATTTTTTCTATAATTGGTAAAATTGATTGATTTATTACAGACTTTTTTGTAAACATATTTTCCTCCTTATCAAGCTAAAGTCTTTTCTGACTTAAAAAAATAAAAGGAGGTCCTTTTATCCCTTTTTTAATAGGAAAAAGACCTCCTAAAATAAAAAAGGGCATCCCTTCAGGGATGCCCTTTGATCAATTTCTAGGCAGATTCATATCGGCATCCCTATCCGAGATGCCACCACCAATTAATTATGTTTTTTGTACTATTTTCTATCATATATGCTTTTAAAAAAAGACTTTCTTGATTTAACATACTCTTACCCCATTAATATCAATTTAGTTTTAGTATAACATAATTTTTTAATACTGTCAAGAAATGTGTTCCATTAAACCTGCAGCTTATCCATTTCATTTTAAAAAATCAATGTTATGAGGATAGGAACTGAAAGAGAAAGAATTACTCCTTGTCCAAAGGCAATTAGAGTGGTTTCTTTATCGGTACTTTTTGATATTACTCCAAGCATGGTGTCCATTGAAGTAGCTCCTCCAATTGAGACCGCTCCTAAAGGAGACCATTTAGCAACTAAAGGGATTAAAACTATCGCTAAAATTTCTCTAATTACATTTGCAGTAAAAGATATTGCTCCCAAAACAGGAGAATAGAGATTGCTTATCATTACCCCTGAAAGAGAGTACCAACCGAATCCTGCAGAAGCGCCTAATGATTCTTTTAAATTCAAGTCCGTAAAGAATATTGCTAAGGCTCCAAAAGCGAGACTTCCTAATATAGTTAAAATTGATTGGAAGAGTATATTTTTCATGTTGATTTTTAATTTTGAGAGAATCTTTTCTTCACTTCCTATATCAACTCCAACACTAAAGACTAAAAACATTAATAAAATAGTTGTTAAATTATTTGGGATATGAATGTTAAAATAGATACCAGATATTATTCCGGCAACAACTGCAGATAAAAGCAATATCATTTAGATTTCTCCTTTTTAAAAAACTTTTCGTAAATAGAAGTGAAAAGAATGCTTCCTATTATTGAAAAAACCGCTATGTATAAAGCGGTTAATCCAATTTCTTTAATTTGAGAAATCAATGAATTATCATTACCAATTTCATAACCCATAAAAAAGAGCAACAGAACCGTCGACCATAAGACAGGTTTAATTTTTTTCAACCATTTTAGCCATCCTTTTAATCCTAAGAAAAGACCGATTGAAAAAGCTATAAGTATTCCAACCATCATAATGGATCACCTCAAAGTCTACTTTATATGATGTCTTTTGTTTTATTCTTCTTCTAATTCTGTGAAGCCTATTCCTATTGCCCCAGGCCCAGAATGAGCTCCGATTACTGCTCCCAATGTGCCTGGATATATTTTACCTTCATAGTTTAATTTTTCTCTTAGCTTTTCTATCATGTATTTTTCGTCTTCTTCACACATAGCATTCCTTGTACATAGTACTACTTTATTGGGATCTTTTATTCTATCTGAAATTATATTGACCATTTCATCTAAAGATTTTCTTCTTGATCTAACCGCTTTTATTGGTTTTACTACTCCATTTACAAATTCCATTATCGGTTTTATATTTAATAGAGTGCCGACAAACTGTGTGGCACCACCTATTCTTCCACCGGCTTTCATGTATTTCAAAGTTTTCACAGTGAATATTGTACTGGTTTTTTTAATTGATTCTTTGGCTATTTTGGAGATTTCTTCAAAAAGTTTTTTCCCGTTTTCAATTATTTGTGCGATTTTTATTTCCAAAGCAGCCTGACCACATGTGCAAGTTCTTGTGTCTATTAAGGTTATTTTTGAATCTTGGTATTGGTTGGTAAAATCTTTTTTTGCAATATTAGCGTTTTGATAACTTGCAGATAACTCGCTTGATATTGTTGTGACTATGATCTCTTTGAAACCTTTGTCATATTTTTCTTTAAAAGCGTTGAACCAATCTTCTGGATTTGGTGCCGCAGTTTTTGGAGCTTTGTCGGGATTTTCAGCCATTTTTTTGTAAAATTCTTCATCTGATATGTCTTTGCCTTGAACAAGGTACTCTTTTCCATCAAAGGTTATGTAAAAAGGAATTTTAAGGATGTTACATTTTCGAAGTATTTCTATTGGTAAGTTGCTTGCAGCATCAACTATTTGTGCTATTTTATTCATAAAAATTCCTCCTTGAAAAGTTTTTAATACTATCTTTGGAAACTCTGAAACCTTCTTTAAACCCTACTTTTAGAATTCAAAAATTATTAAAATACCTCCATCATTCTAAGTTACATACAATGCGCTTTAGCTCCCCTTCGCCCAGCAGCCCGCCCTTCTAAGGAAGGGACCTGCGGTCCCTTTACCCAGCAGAGTGGAGGAGGGCTCCGCCCTGTAACCCTTTTAAATCAGAATCTTATTTTTAAAAATCTTACTATTTCTAAAGTGTCTAAAGTATTTAAATTAATTTTGATCACCTTCGCCCCGCTCATCGCTCATAAGGAAAAAGGGCTCCTTTCTGAAGCCCCATAGTTTTTAAAATTTACCTATTTTTTTTAATTTTTCGGATATTTTTCGAACGTCTTGAGAGTATTCTTCT
The genomic region above belongs to Petrotoga olearia DSM 13574 and contains:
- a CDS encoding anthranilate synthase component I family protein, whose product is MFTKKSVINQSILPIIEKIDIENTDPTVIYKKLALKNQYSFILENLLINEKKYSLIGITPLKVVKLNYITKKKTILNLIERGKNFLDENTEYISFLKEQLESIQYESIPNIPDFFASFVGYFGYEIISIWEDIYHNEIDRDLKHGELPLSILVFPRISLILDQSEEVGYLVNVVDSKSEEGIETRISSAKNENKQILKDLEKTFTQKEIERNANQIRLKIKNRTSKEEFIKKVEKTKNYINAGEAFQVVLSQRFSCKIKQHPFEIYENLRKINPSPYMFYLNFPEVTILGSSPEMLVKVEGERVITRPLAGTRKRGETTQVDESIEKELLDDDKERAEHIMLVDLARNDLGRVCKEGSVKVTKFFGIEKYSHVMHIYSQVEGLKKDYLNSLDVLKSLFPAGTVSGAPKIRAIEIIDELEDEPREIYAGVVGYIDTKGNLDTSIAIRTLVCKENEVRIQAGAGIVSYSIGENEYYETVNKAMAMFKSLEKGGC
- a CDS encoding lysine exporter LysO family protein; translation: MILLLSAVVAGIISGIYFNIHIPNNLTTILLMFLVFSVGVDIGSEEKILSKLKINMKNILFQSILTILGSLAFGALAIFFTDLNLKESLGASAGFGWYSLSGVMISNLYSPVLGAISFTANVIREILAIVLIPLVAKWSPLGAVSIGGATSMDTMLGVISKSTDKETTLIAFGQGVILSLSVPILITLIF
- a CDS encoding LysO family transporter, whose translation is MMVGILIAFSIGLFLGLKGWLKWLKKIKPVLWSTVLLLFFMGYEIGNDNSLISQIKEIGLTALYIAVFSIIGSILFTSIYEKFFKKEKSK
- a CDS encoding DegV family protein, which produces MNKIAQIVDAASNLPIEILRKCNILKIPFYITFDGKEYLVQGKDISDEEFYKKMAENPDKAPKTAAPNPEDWFNAFKEKYDKGFKEIIVTTISSELSASYQNANIAKKDFTNQYQDSKITLIDTRTCTCGQAALEIKIAQIIENGKKLFEEISKIAKESIKKTSTIFTVKTLKYMKAGGRIGGATQFVGTLLNIKPIMEFVNGVVKPIKAVRSRRKSLDEMVNIISDRIKDPNKVVLCTRNAMCEEDEKYMIEKLREKLNYEGKIYPGTLGAVIGAHSGPGAIGIGFTELEEE